A stretch of Acidobacteriota bacterium DNA encodes these proteins:
- a CDS encoding ChaN family lipoprotein, producing MTRIRVMVLLLVATTAAGVSAQSYVPQRVFDSARGQFSDFESMLAALAKADIVFVGEQHDDPNTHRLERAILEGLARRRGDVILSLEMFERDVQGRLDQFRLGQLPEADFLAASRPWPRYATDYKPLVDFAVAHQWPVIAANIPRPFASEISKAGLDVLGSKPAAEKAWFAADWQCPTDDEYYRRFKEAMGTHAGAAEADRFYAAQCLKDETMAESISLGWSAAAAAKPGTRPVVVHYNGAFHSDYGLGTASRVRRRLPAAHTVVVSVVPLANLDAIALGEEPKKGDFIVFTVK from the coding sequence ATGACCCGCATCCGTGTGATGGTACTCCTACTGGTCGCCACGACGGCGGCCGGTGTCTCGGCCCAGTCCTATGTGCCTCAACGGGTCTTCGACTCCGCACGAGGCCAGTTTTCCGACTTTGAGTCGATGCTGGCGGCCCTGGCCAAGGCCGACATCGTGTTTGTCGGTGAGCAACACGATGACCCCAACACCCACCGGCTGGAGCGAGCCATTCTCGAGGGGCTGGCTCGCCGCAGGGGCGATGTCATCCTGTCGCTCGAGATGTTCGAGCGCGACGTCCAGGGCCGCCTGGACCAGTTCCGTCTCGGCCAACTGCCCGAAGCGGACTTCCTCGCCGCCTCCCGCCCCTGGCCGCGGTATGCGACCGACTACAAACCTCTGGTCGACTTCGCCGTGGCCCACCAGTGGCCGGTGATTGCGGCCAATATCCCGCGGCCGTTCGCGTCGGAAATCTCGAAGGCCGGCCTTGACGTCCTCGGCAGCAAGCCGGCGGCCGAAAAGGCGTGGTTCGCCGCCGACTGGCAGTGCCCGACCGACGACGAGTACTACCGGCGTTTCAAGGAGGCCATGGGGACGCATGCCGGCGCCGCAGAAGCGGATCGGTTCTATGCGGCGCAGTGCCTGAAGGACGAGACGATGGCCGAGTCGATCAGCCTTGGCTGGTCCGCCGCGGCGGCGGCCAAACCGGGTACCCGGCCGGTGGTGGTGCACTACAACGGCGCGTTTCACTCCGACTACGGTCTTGGTACTGCGTCACGCGTCCGCCGCCGCCTGCCGGCCGCGCACACAGTGGTCGTGTCAGTGGTGCCGCTCGCGAACCTCGATGCGATCGCCCTCGGAGAAGAGCCTAAGAAAGGCGACTTCATTGTGTTTACCGTCAAGTGA
- a CDS encoding M20/M25/M40 family metallo-hydrolase, with protein MPVRIVLSALLLLSASLSLSAQPTNWLEAYRAPAKRLVEASQASDFAWQRLAEVTDLYGPRLSGSVGLERAIDWAVETMKKDGLENVRKERVMVPKWVRGRESLQLLDPVPQPLVMLGLGNSVGTGPDGVTGEVIVLKNFDDLEAKAAQVKGKIVLFNVPFTTYGETVQYRSAGPSRAAQHGALAMLVRAVGPTGLRTPHTGSTTYAPDAPKIPAAAIPVEDAERFQRLQNRGVRIRVTLTMEAHFEADVESFNVVGELRGRELPDELVVMGGHFDSWDVGVGATDDAGGCIVTWEAVRLMKTLGLRPRRTVRVVLWTNEENGMRGGNAYRDQHMADLKNHVMMLESDGGVFDPAGFGFSGPDGARRTVSAIASLLATLGANKIEAAGGGADIGPSVTAGNIPSMSHLVGGNYFLIHHTPADTMDRITPKQMSDNAAAIAVMTYAIADLPWRLGSEK; from the coding sequence ATGCCTGTAAGAATCGTGCTGTCCGCACTGTTGCTCCTGTCCGCTTCCCTTTCTCTGTCGGCGCAGCCCACCAATTGGCTCGAAGCGTATCGAGCCCCAGCGAAGCGCCTAGTCGAGGCATCGCAGGCCTCGGACTTCGCGTGGCAGCGCCTCGCCGAAGTGACTGACCTTTACGGTCCGCGCCTGTCGGGGTCGGTCGGCCTCGAACGCGCGATTGATTGGGCCGTCGAGACCATGAAAAAGGACGGCCTTGAGAACGTCCGCAAGGAACGCGTGATGGTGCCCAAGTGGGTGCGCGGCCGAGAGAGCCTGCAGTTGCTCGATCCCGTACCGCAACCGCTCGTGATGCTCGGCCTGGGCAACTCCGTGGGCACCGGCCCCGACGGCGTCACCGGCGAAGTGATCGTGCTGAAGAACTTCGATGATCTCGAGGCAAAGGCGGCACAGGTCAAGGGCAAGATCGTGCTCTTTAATGTGCCGTTCACAACGTATGGGGAAACCGTGCAGTACCGGTCCGCCGGTCCGTCGCGGGCCGCCCAACATGGCGCGCTCGCCATGCTGGTTCGCGCCGTGGGCCCCACGGGGCTGCGCACGCCCCACACCGGCTCCACCACTTACGCACCTGACGCGCCGAAGATCCCGGCCGCCGCCATTCCCGTTGAAGATGCAGAACGTTTCCAGCGCCTGCAGAATCGCGGCGTGCGCATTCGCGTGACGCTCACGATGGAAGCGCACTTTGAGGCCGACGTGGAATCCTTCAACGTCGTCGGCGAGCTGCGCGGCCGCGAGCTACCCGACGAACTCGTTGTGATGGGCGGTCACTTCGACTCGTGGGACGTCGGCGTCGGCGCGACTGACGATGCGGGCGGGTGCATTGTGACGTGGGAGGCCGTGCGCCTGATGAAGACCCTGGGCCTGCGGCCGCGCCGCACGGTTCGTGTGGTGCTCTGGACCAACGAAGAAAACGGCATGCGCGGAGGAAACGCATACCGCGATCAACACATGGCCGACCTCAAGAACCACGTCATGATGCTTGAGTCCGACGGCGGCGTGTTTGACCCGGCCGGGTTCGGGTTCAGCGGCCCTGACGGCGCCCGCCGAACGGTCTCCGCGATCGCGAGCCTCCTCGCGACGCTCGGCGCCAACAAAATTGAGGCCGCGGGTGGCGGCGCCGACATCGGGCCGAGCGTCACGGCGGGCAACATCCCTTCGATGTCACACCTCGTGGGCGGCAACTACTTCCTGATTCACCACACGCCGGCTGACACGATGGACCGCATCACGCCGAAGCAAATGTCCGACAACGCCGCCGCCATCGCCGTCATGACCTACGCGATCGCGGACCTCCCCTGGCGCCTGGGAAGCGAGAAGTAG
- a CDS encoding putative zinc-binding metallopeptidase, whose translation MGDEALLDVAFRDLGLSIEGSALEPRINQLHEELAAKGITFRPHYWLSTEWFCPDGVPGIAVPFYLAHPRLMKLEKAQMLEVEGGTPEWFMQILRHEAGHAIDNAYNLRRRRRRVNLFGKPSVEYPEVYLPKPYSKSFVLHLDSWYAQSHPDEDFAETFAVWLTPDSDWRVRFNDWPALKKLEYMDQLMRGVAGQPPVVTSRRRVEPIDRARGTLRRHYAKKREQYGLEHPNFYDRDLRRLFSSAPEYHQNLKAARFIKRIQRDVRRHVAAWAGSYQYTIDQVIVNMIRRADELDLRLMHPEEQTRLDFMLMLTVQTMNYLHSGRHRVAL comes from the coding sequence CTGGGGGATGAAGCGCTGCTCGATGTCGCGTTCCGCGACCTGGGCCTGAGTATCGAGGGCTCGGCCCTGGAACCCAGAATCAACCAGTTGCACGAGGAACTGGCCGCCAAGGGCATCACGTTCCGACCGCACTACTGGCTCTCGACCGAATGGTTCTGCCCCGATGGGGTGCCGGGAATCGCCGTTCCGTTCTACCTGGCGCATCCGCGGCTCATGAAGCTCGAGAAGGCGCAGATGCTGGAGGTGGAAGGCGGCACGCCCGAGTGGTTCATGCAGATTCTGCGGCACGAAGCCGGCCACGCCATCGACAATGCCTACAACCTGCGGCGACGCCGGCGGCGGGTCAACCTGTTTGGCAAACCCTCCGTGGAGTATCCCGAGGTCTACCTCCCCAAGCCGTATTCCAAGAGCTTTGTCCTGCACCTGGACTCCTGGTACGCCCAGAGCCACCCCGACGAAGACTTCGCCGAGACGTTCGCCGTCTGGCTGACGCCCGACAGTGACTGGCGGGTGCGTTTCAACGACTGGCCGGCGCTGAAAAAACTCGAGTACATGGATCAGTTGATGCGCGGAGTGGCGGGACAGCCACCGGTGGTGACCTCGCGCCGCCGGGTGGAACCAATCGACCGCGCCCGCGGCACGCTGCGCCGTCACTACGCCAAGAAGCGCGAGCAGTACGGCCTGGAGCATCCGAACTTCTACGACCGCGATCTCCGGCGGCTGTTCTCCAGCGCGCCGGAGTACCACCAGAACCTGAAGGCCGCTCGCTTCATCAAGCGCATCCAGCGGGACGTGCGGCGACATGTGGCCGCCTGGGCTGGGTCGTACCAATACACGATCGATCAGGTGATCGTGAACATGATCCGCCGCGCCGACGAACTCGACCTCCGCCTGATGCACCCCGAGGAACAAACCCGCCTCGACTTCATGCTCATGCTCACGGTGCAGACGATGAACTACCTACATTCCGGGCGCCATCGCGTCGCCCTGTGA
- a CDS encoding TonB-dependent receptor has product MNAFRTAVLFVAIVGLTAGPALAQTPPPPPPTQPPPTQQPPPKPTPPPAALPGAEPGYVETVTVVSATKAEQKLVDAPATMSVIGPRALEVAPSNNYADLLRAVPGVNITQLSARDINITSRAATSSLATSQLAILDGRTLYQDFFGFVMWDFMPSNTAEIKQIEIIRGPASAVWGANALSGVINVITKTPREMEGTSLLMGAGSFGREYCGPNPLAGGPCVVTNRGVNNGSLIYGNITHAQAINDKWAYKLSVGTYQSDAFTRPTGLIRGNTTGTPYPTYKNTGTSQPKVDLRMDYDGAEGQRWSFSGGHAGTDGIMHSGIGPFDIKPGTTFSYGKINYSKGALRIQAFLNALNGDATNLVAVDTAGAPVTLDFNTKTFDLELSNTKAIAGRHVITYGGNLRYNQFKLSLATLEDQRKEGGIYVQDEIFMGEKVRLVLGGRVDKFTSIENPVVSPRAALLLKPTAKSTIRLSYNRAFRAPSAINNNLNTIVTNAIPLGLFNPAFGATIYRVPTEAVGNPDLKEERMDAFELGYSASLVDNRVILSAAYYYTKLTDEIFFTQTGEYGPLSPPPGWPAVLNPAWAALYTGLATGKPTRFPTQFTYLNLGVVKNQGVELGVDAALTPTTSIYANYSYQRDPDPNFALSELNLAPNNRFSMGMNYSGPRVFGSASLAYAGEAFWQDVLDARYTGTTPAQTTVNGSFGAKWSGGRYTTTIKVVNLTNRQVMQHVFADVSRRQVMAELRVNLTK; this is encoded by the coding sequence ATGAACGCGTTTCGTACGGCTGTACTCTTCGTCGCCATCGTCGGCCTCACTGCAGGCCCGGCGCTCGCCCAGACTCCGCCTCCGCCTCCGCCCACACAGCCCCCCCCGACCCAGCAGCCACCGCCGAAGCCGACGCCCCCGCCAGCCGCCTTGCCAGGGGCCGAGCCGGGTTACGTCGAAACGGTGACCGTGGTGTCCGCCACCAAGGCGGAGCAGAAGCTTGTGGATGCGCCGGCCACGATGTCGGTCATCGGCCCACGGGCCTTGGAAGTGGCGCCGTCCAACAACTACGCGGACTTGCTGCGGGCCGTGCCCGGCGTCAACATCACGCAACTCTCTGCCCGTGACATCAACATCACGAGCCGCGCCGCCACCAGTTCCCTGGCGACGTCGCAACTGGCGATCCTTGATGGACGCACGCTGTATCAGGACTTCTTCGGGTTCGTCATGTGGGACTTCATGCCTTCGAACACCGCCGAGATCAAGCAGATCGAAATTATCCGCGGACCGGCGTCGGCCGTCTGGGGCGCCAACGCGCTCAGCGGCGTGATTAACGTGATCACGAAGACGCCGCGCGAAATGGAGGGCACGAGCCTCCTCATGGGCGCCGGCAGCTTCGGCAGGGAGTATTGCGGCCCCAATCCCCTGGCGGGCGGGCCGTGTGTGGTGACCAACAGGGGCGTGAACAATGGCTCCCTCATCTACGGCAACATCACCCACGCGCAGGCCATCAATGACAAGTGGGCGTACAAGCTCTCGGTGGGCACATACCAGTCAGACGCCTTCACGCGCCCAACGGGCCTGATTCGCGGCAACACCACCGGCACCCCGTATCCCACGTACAAGAACACCGGCACGTCACAGCCGAAAGTGGACCTGCGCATGGACTACGACGGCGCCGAAGGCCAGCGATGGTCGTTCTCGGGCGGCCATGCCGGCACCGACGGCATCATGCACAGCGGCATCGGCCCATTCGACATCAAGCCGGGCACCACGTTCAGCTACGGCAAGATCAACTACTCCAAGGGCGCGCTGCGCATTCAGGCGTTCCTGAACGCCCTCAACGGCGACGCGACGAACCTGGTGGCAGTGGATACGGCCGGCGCCCCGGTTACCCTGGACTTCAACACGAAGACCTTTGACCTCGAGTTGAGCAACACCAAGGCCATCGCCGGCAGACACGTGATCACCTACGGCGGCAACCTCCGCTACAACCAGTTCAAGCTGTCACTGGCCACCCTGGAGGATCAGCGCAAGGAAGGCGGCATCTACGTCCAGGACGAAATTTTCATGGGCGAGAAAGTACGGCTCGTCCTCGGCGGGCGTGTGGACAAGTTCACGTCGATTGAGAACCCGGTGGTGTCACCCCGTGCGGCGCTGCTCCTGAAGCCGACCGCGAAATCGACCATCCGCCTGTCGTACAACCGGGCGTTCCGCGCGCCTTCGGCAATCAACAACAACCTCAATACCATTGTCACCAATGCGATTCCGCTCGGATTGTTCAACCCGGCGTTCGGTGCCACGATCTACCGTGTGCCGACGGAGGCGGTCGGCAATCCGGACCTGAAGGAAGAGCGCATGGATGCCTTCGAGCTCGGCTACTCGGCCTCGCTCGTCGACAATCGCGTGATTCTGTCAGCCGCGTATTACTACACCAAGCTGACCGACGAGATCTTCTTCACCCAGACAGGCGAGTACGGTCCGTTGTCGCCGCCCCCCGGCTGGCCCGCGGTGCTCAATCCGGCATGGGCGGCGCTCTACACGGGGCTCGCCACCGGCAAACCCACGCGGTTCCCGACACAGTTCACCTACCTGAATCTGGGCGTGGTCAAGAACCAGGGCGTGGAACTGGGCGTGGACGCGGCCCTGACCCCCACGACGTCGATTTACGCCAACTACTCCTACCAGCGTGACCCCGATCCGAACTTCGCGCTGAGCGAGCTCAATCTCGCCCCGAACAACCGCTTCAGCATGGGCATGAACTACTCCGGCCCCCGCGTGTTCGGCTCGGCGTCACTGGCCTACGCTGGCGAAGCCTTCTGGCAGGACGTGCTTGACGCGCGCTACACAGGCACGACCCCGGCGCAGACCACCGTCAATGGCAGCTTCGGCGCCAAATGGTCGGGCGGCAGGTACACCACCACCATCAAAGTGGTGAACCTGACCAATCGCCAGGTCATGCAGCACGTGTTCGCCGACGTGTCACGCCGCCAGGTCATGGCGGAACTGCGCGTCAACCTGACGAAGTAG
- a CDS encoding ABC transporter ATP-binding protein, producing MLVSRVAGMVLPYLSKHLIDDLILGRVDRLTTFAWIVGGATVVQAITSFALSQVLGVAAQRAITDMRRRVEEHVMRLPVSYFDKNQTGQLISRVMNDAEGIRNLVGTGLAQLAGSMVTAVLALGYLFWVNWLLTAVTLTVLAAFGGALAYAFKRLRPLFRERGKIQADVTGRLNEALGGIRVVKTYTAERREDLVFTKGVHRLFKNVAQSMTGVSATTAFSSVVIGAMGVIIITIGGDAIVAGTMTVGDLIAYIFFTGLMAAPIVQIASIGTQITEAFAGLDRIRELLDTPREDAADASNAGVSELRGEVTFDDVSFEYQPGVPVLKAISFTAPAGSTTALVGSSGSGKSTLLSLVMAFNRPTRGRVMVDGRDLNGLRLGEYRHHLGVVLQDNFLFDGPVADNIAYGRPDATDDDIRRASQVAHADEFIEGFEKKYQTVVGERGVRLSGGQRQRVAIARAILADPRILLLDEATSSLDSESEAMIQDGLRSLRRGRTTFVIAHRLSTIQSADQILVLEHGEIVERGTHTELLARQGRYRQLYDKQYHFEADRFINPGEDFTPEPPKAPVEKPPASRGFRAE from the coding sequence ATGCTCGTCAGCCGGGTGGCGGGCATGGTCTTGCCCTACCTTTCGAAACACCTGATTGATGACCTGATACTGGGGCGCGTCGACAGGCTGACGACGTTCGCGTGGATTGTGGGTGGCGCCACGGTTGTTCAGGCCATCACGTCGTTTGCCCTGTCGCAGGTGCTCGGCGTGGCCGCCCAGCGCGCCATCACCGACATGCGTCGGCGCGTCGAAGAACACGTGATGCGCCTGCCCGTCAGTTACTTCGACAAAAACCAGACCGGGCAGCTCATCTCGCGCGTGATGAACGACGCGGAAGGCATCCGTAACCTCGTCGGCACAGGACTCGCACAACTGGCGGGCAGCATGGTGACCGCCGTGCTGGCGCTTGGCTATCTGTTCTGGGTCAACTGGTTGCTGACGGCCGTAACGCTCACGGTGCTTGCGGCGTTCGGCGGCGCGCTTGCCTATGCCTTCAAGCGGCTCAGGCCCTTGTTTCGCGAGAGGGGCAAGATTCAAGCCGACGTGACGGGACGGTTGAACGAGGCGCTGGGTGGCATTCGTGTGGTCAAGACCTACACGGCGGAGCGGCGCGAAGATTTGGTCTTCACCAAAGGCGTGCACCGGTTATTCAAGAATGTCGCCCAGTCGATGACCGGCGTGTCGGCCACCACCGCCTTTTCCAGTGTCGTGATCGGCGCCATGGGCGTGATCATCATCACCATCGGGGGCGACGCCATTGTGGCCGGCACGATGACGGTTGGCGACCTGATCGCCTATATCTTCTTCACAGGCTTGATGGCCGCCCCGATCGTGCAGATCGCGTCGATTGGTACGCAGATTACTGAGGCCTTCGCGGGACTCGATCGGATTAGGGAACTGCTCGATACACCGCGTGAAGACGCGGCCGACGCCTCCAACGCCGGCGTCTCCGAATTGCGCGGCGAGGTCACGTTTGACGATGTCTCGTTCGAGTACCAGCCGGGCGTGCCCGTGTTGAAGGCCATTTCGTTCACGGCGCCCGCCGGCAGCACCACCGCGCTCGTCGGATCGTCGGGCTCGGGCAAAAGCACCTTGTTGAGTCTCGTGATGGCGTTTAACCGGCCGACCAGAGGGCGCGTGATGGTGGATGGGCGCGACCTGAATGGCCTGCGTCTGGGCGAATACCGCCATCACCTGGGTGTGGTGCTGCAGGATAATTTCCTGTTCGATGGTCCGGTGGCCGACAACATTGCCTACGGCCGGCCTGATGCGACAGACGACGATATCCGCCGGGCGAGCCAGGTGGCGCATGCCGACGAATTCATCGAGGGTTTCGAGAAGAAGTACCAGACGGTGGTGGGTGAGCGCGGCGTGCGGCTCTCAGGAGGGCAGCGGCAGCGCGTGGCGATTGCGCGCGCAATCCTCGCGGACCCGCGCATCCTGCTGCTCGATGAGGCCACCTCGAGCCTCGACAGCGAGAGCGAGGCCATGATTCAAGACGGCCTAAGGTCATTGCGTCGCGGCCGTACAACCTTCGTCATTGCACATCGGCTGTCCACCATCCAGTCGGCCGATCAGATTCTGGTGCTCGAACACGGCGAGATTGTGGAGCGCGGCACACACACTGAGTTGCTGGCGCGCCAGGGCCGCTATCGCCAGTTGTACGACAAGCAGTACCATTTCGAAGCCGATCGTTTCATCAATCCTGGCGAAGACTTCACACCAGAGCCACCCAAGGCGCCGGTGGAAAAACCGCCCGCATCCCGGGGCTTCCGGGCAGAATAG